From a single Nicotiana tomentosiformis chromosome 2, ASM39032v3, whole genome shotgun sequence genomic region:
- the LOC138904788 gene encoding uncharacterized protein — protein MAPFEALYGRRCGSPIGWFEPGEAQLYVTDLVKDALEKVKLIQERIRTTQSRQKIYVDQKARDVSFTVDEKVLLKFLPMKGITRFGNKGKLSPRFIGPFEVLRRVGEVAYELALPPSLSGVHLDRQLRSKRISVVKVQWRGQPVDEATRESEKDMRIRYPHLFSTSGSEAGVYDY, from the exons atggctccatttgaggctttatatggtcgacgatgtggttctcccatcgggtggtttgagcccggcgaagCTCAGTTATATgttactgatttggtgaaggatgccttggaaaaggtaaagttgattcaggagcgaattcgcacaacacagtccagacagaagatttACGTGGATCAGAAGGCACGTGATGTATCCTTTACGGTAgacgagaaggttctcttgaaattcTTGCCGATGAAAGGCATTACGAGATTcgggaataagggcaagttgagcccaaggtttataggcccatttgaggtgttaaggcgggttggggaggttgcttatgagcttgctttaccacccagcctatcaggggttcatctG gatcgccagttgagatccaagaggatttccgtggtaaaggttcagtggaggggccaaccagtcgatgAGGCAACCAGAGAATCCGAGAAGGACATGCGgatcagatatccacacttattcagcacctcag gatctgaggcaggtgtatATGATTACTAG
- the LOC138904789 gene encoding uncharacterized protein, with the protein MTDFEVILGLNWLSPYHAILDCHAKTVTLAMLELPRLESKGSSISTSSQVISFLKARHMVEKGCLAYLAYVRDTTAESLTIDSVLVVWEFIDVFPSDLPGMPPDRDIDFCIDLAPRTQPISIPPYRMALKELKELKEQAEELLEKGVCQTKCITLGCTSVICEEERWNYAVVH; encoded by the coding sequence atgaccgactttgaggttatCCTGGGCTTGAactggttatccccatatcacgccatccttgattgccatgccaagactgttaccttagcaaTGCTAGAGCTGCCTAGATTGGAGTCGAAGGGTTCATCTATCAGtacatctagtcaggttatctcttttctaaaggctcgacatatggtcgagaagggttgtttggcttatctagcctatgttcgggataccaccgcagagtctctgacgattgattcagtgctagTAGTATGGGAGTTCatcgatgtgtttccttctgaccttccaggcatgccaccagatcgtgatattgatttttgcattgacttggctccgcgtacccaacctatatctatcccaccataccgtatggctctaaaagagttgaaggagttgaaggagcaggcTGAAGAGTTGTTAGAaaaaggggtttgtcagaccaagtgtatcaccttggggtgcaccagtgttatttgtgaagaagaaagatggaactatgcggttgtgcattga